In one window of Bdellovibrio bacteriovorus DNA:
- a CDS encoding carbonic anhydrase codes for MLKKEIARLLTGFRQFKEKFYAGEDSVYSKLQNVQNPKTLIIGCSDSRVDPAILSSAGPGELFVVRNVANLVPPCDPDGGRHGVSAAIEFAVVNLRVETVIILGHSQCGGIRALLNPENIIAGGFLHQWVKIAEPAKKRAIALASSDDSVPLWRLCEHESIRTSLENLKSFPFVAEAIETRGLTLLGIYFDIEKGELLEFNEKTESFTPIPY; via the coding sequence ATGTTGAAAAAAGAAATTGCCCGCCTTCTTACTGGTTTTCGACAATTCAAAGAAAAATTCTATGCAGGGGAAGACTCTGTTTACAGCAAACTGCAAAATGTCCAAAATCCTAAGACGTTGATCATCGGATGTTCGGACTCACGCGTGGATCCTGCGATTCTTTCATCGGCAGGACCAGGCGAACTTTTTGTGGTTCGTAACGTCGCGAATCTTGTTCCTCCTTGTGATCCCGATGGCGGTCGTCACGGTGTGAGTGCGGCGATTGAGTTTGCAGTCGTCAATTTGCGCGTAGAAACGGTGATCATTCTTGGGCATAGTCAGTGCGGCGGCATTCGCGCCCTTTTAAATCCGGAAAACATCATAGCGGGTGGCTTCCTTCACCAATGGGTGAAGATTGCGGAGCCGGCGAAAAAGCGTGCTATTGCCTTGGCTTCTTCCGATGACTCCGTTCCTTTGTGGAGACTGTGCGAGCACGAAAGTATTCGCACATCGCTAGAGAATCTCAAATCCTTCCCCTTCGTGGCGGAGGCCATTGAAACACGTGGTTTGACACTGTTAGGGATTTACTTCGATATCGAAAAAGGTGAGCTCTTAGAGTTCAACGAAAAAACGGAATCCTTCACCCCGATTCCTTATTAA
- a CDS encoding DUF4142 domain-containing protein — MNTKQCVSALLLATSFTFATAHAATYTDGEIMEIMKVANEAEIDAGDVAEDKAKNSEVKDFAKHMMDEHKKNKKEGKSVSKDSKIKMKSSAKSKEMEKDAKNKLSGLKKMKDENFDKTYITQQIEMHQTLLTELDSSLIPSAQDPKLKTFLEETKTHVQEHLTKAQEIQQKMAPTNQTM, encoded by the coding sequence ATGAATACAAAACAATGTGTATCGGCTTTATTGCTAGCGACTTCATTCACTTTCGCAACAGCGCATGCGGCGACTTATACCGACGGTGAGATCATGGAAATCATGAAAGTGGCAAATGAAGCGGAAATCGATGCGGGCGATGTGGCTGAAGATAAAGCGAAGAATTCCGAAGTGAAAGACTTTGCTAAGCATATGATGGATGAGCATAAGAAAAATAAAAAAGAAGGAAAGTCCGTCTCTAAAGACTCTAAGATTAAAATGAAATCCAGCGCAAAAAGTAAAGAGATGGAAAAAGACGCGAAGAATAAGTTGAGCGGTCTTAAAAAAATGAAGGATGAAAACTTCGATAAGACTTACATCACTCAACAAATCGAAATGCATCAAACTCTTTTGACAGAGTTGGATTCAAGTTTGATTCCTTCAGCGCAAGATCCAAAGTTGAAAACTTTCTTGGAAGAGACAAAAACGCACGTGCAAGAGCACTTGACGAAAGCTCAAGAGATTCAGCAAAAAATGGCCCCCACAAATCAGACTATGTAA
- a CDS encoding efflux RND transporter permease subunit, with protein MTLSDLSIRKPVFAWMLMFGLIVFGAISFMRMGVSELPDVDFPVISLSVRYEGAAPEVMEADVIDPIEDALISIQGVKNITSIARNSTADVTIEFDLEVNIDVAFQDVQAKMAQIQGALPQDMDPPTVMKINPEDFPIMWLSVSSNQMPLQDMMVYVNDQIRDRLTTVPGVGNLWMPGYLEPNLRVWVRNEDLHKYALSVSDVVTTLRNEHAEPPAGRAEYNKTEYSLRTLGEAKKLDQFHNILVNSRGGGPNYSPIPLERVADFKEGTVDVVQFARANGKFAVGLGVVKQRGSNAVSVAHAVKDRIVEIQKTLPEGMQIVVNYDGTKFVEESVHELVLTLILAAILTSLVCWLFLGSWSSTFNVLLAIPTSVLGSFIILYFAGFTLNIFTLMGLSLAIGIVVDDAIMVLENIIRHLEMGKKKKDAALVGAREITFAAMAASVSLVAIFLPIAFMEGLIGRFLFQFGVTMSAAVMISLLEALTLTPMRASQFVESGERTTKIGRTFEAGYQRLHDLYTRSLKVSLNHRWKVIFASLIFFVLSFGSVAFLKGEFQPAQDQSSLMIQISNPPKSAISFTDEKVKIIEDFLHKRNEVKSTFVAAGGFTGGEANNAIIFVDLKPKGERGKDPEKGKELSQQQFIEVVREYLNKTIPEAKPQVQDPSTQGFGGGGGKGFPVEFSIQGPNWNELGKYSETIVEELKNKKIMTDVSSDYQAGAPEIQVIPNRKKASDRGVSVIAIGEVLNAMMGGVVVGSYEKGGHRYDIRVKMAENGQAPHERIRQLKVRNNRGELVPIADVVDIKEASVASTISRKNRQRSIIIYGNMGPGLSQQQASDQAMAAARKILPQEYKVIISGSAEEFQQSFISLIFALIMGFVVAYMVLASQFNSFIDPITVFMALPFSFSGAFLALLIGGQSLNIFSMIGLILLMGIVKKNSILLVDFTNQRRDTEHVSVHQALIEACPTRLRPILMTSFATIAGAVPAALSLGPGAEARQPMAIAVIGGVFVSTFLTLYVVPCVYSLFARWDRREKHRDEVEA; from the coding sequence ATGACTTTATCCGATTTATCAATCCGTAAGCCCGTATTTGCTTGGATGTTGATGTTTGGCTTGATCGTATTCGGGGCGATCAGCTTTATGCGCATGGGGGTCAGTGAACTTCCAGATGTGGACTTCCCAGTCATCTCTCTTTCAGTTCGATACGAAGGGGCGGCACCAGAAGTGATGGAAGCCGATGTGATCGATCCGATCGAAGATGCCTTGATCAGTATTCAAGGAGTGAAAAATATCACGTCGATTGCTCGAAACAGTACGGCCGACGTCACTATTGAGTTTGATCTTGAGGTCAATATTGATGTGGCCTTCCAGGACGTACAGGCGAAGATGGCGCAAATCCAAGGCGCCCTTCCTCAGGATATGGATCCTCCGACCGTGATGAAAATCAATCCGGAAGATTTCCCGATCATGTGGCTGTCGGTTTCGAGTAACCAAATGCCTTTGCAGGATATGATGGTTTACGTGAACGACCAGATTCGCGATCGCTTAACCACAGTTCCTGGAGTCGGAAATCTGTGGATGCCTGGTTATTTAGAGCCGAACCTGCGCGTGTGGGTGCGTAATGAAGATTTGCATAAATATGCCCTTTCTGTTTCCGATGTCGTCACGACCTTACGTAACGAACATGCAGAACCACCGGCGGGTCGAGCAGAGTATAATAAGACGGAATACAGTCTGCGCACCTTGGGTGAAGCGAAAAAGCTAGATCAATTCCATAATATTCTAGTGAATTCTCGCGGCGGGGGACCCAACTACAGTCCGATTCCTTTAGAGCGCGTCGCTGACTTTAAAGAAGGCACCGTCGACGTTGTCCAGTTTGCACGTGCCAATGGAAAGTTTGCCGTCGGTCTTGGCGTAGTTAAACAACGTGGATCAAATGCGGTGTCGGTCGCTCACGCGGTGAAAGATCGTATCGTCGAGATTCAAAAGACTTTGCCTGAGGGCATGCAAATTGTCGTGAACTATGATGGAACGAAGTTCGTTGAAGAGTCCGTTCACGAATTGGTTCTGACTTTGATTTTGGCCGCAATTTTAACTTCTTTAGTGTGTTGGCTATTCTTAGGATCTTGGTCTTCGACGTTCAACGTCTTGTTGGCGATTCCGACTTCCGTTTTAGGAAGTTTTATCATTCTTTATTTTGCGGGCTTTACGCTGAACATCTTCACGTTGATGGGACTTAGTTTGGCGATCGGTATCGTTGTCGACGACGCGATCATGGTCTTAGAAAACATCATCCGTCACTTAGAGATGGGAAAAAAGAAAAAGGATGCGGCGCTTGTCGGAGCTAGGGAAATCACATTTGCGGCGATGGCGGCCTCTGTGTCTTTAGTGGCGATCTTTTTACCAATTGCCTTCATGGAAGGTCTGATCGGTCGCTTCTTATTCCAGTTCGGTGTCACGATGAGTGCGGCGGTGATGATTTCACTTCTGGAAGCTCTGACGTTGACTCCGATGCGTGCGTCGCAGTTTGTTGAGTCGGGTGAAAGAACAACTAAAATTGGCAGAACTTTCGAAGCGGGTTATCAACGCCTGCATGATCTTTACACCCGCTCATTGAAGGTCTCTTTGAATCACCGTTGGAAGGTGATCTTCGCCTCTTTGATCTTCTTTGTTCTAAGTTTTGGCTCTGTGGCTTTCCTCAAAGGGGAGTTCCAGCCCGCCCAAGATCAAAGCTCTTTGATGATTCAAATCAGCAATCCGCCGAAGTCGGCGATCTCTTTTACAGATGAAAAAGTAAAGATCATCGAGGACTTCCTTCATAAAAGAAATGAAGTGAAATCGACATTCGTTGCGGCGGGTGGTTTTACGGGTGGTGAAGCGAATAACGCGATCATTTTCGTGGACCTAAAGCCTAAAGGCGAGCGTGGGAAGGATCCAGAAAAAGGAAAAGAGCTTTCACAGCAGCAGTTCATCGAAGTGGTGCGTGAATACCTTAATAAAACCATTCCAGAGGCAAAGCCTCAGGTGCAGGATCCATCGACACAAGGATTCGGTGGGGGCGGTGGTAAGGGCTTCCCCGTTGAATTCAGTATTCAAGGGCCGAACTGGAATGAGTTGGGTAAGTACTCAGAAACCATCGTTGAGGAGCTTAAGAATAAGAAAATCATGACCGACGTAAGTTCGGACTATCAAGCCGGTGCTCCAGAAATCCAAGTCATCCCGAATCGCAAAAAGGCTTCCGACCGTGGCGTGAGTGTTATCGCTATCGGTGAAGTCCTCAATGCGATGATGGGTGGGGTTGTTGTGGGCAGCTACGAAAAAGGGGGCCACCGCTATGATATTCGCGTGAAGATGGCAGAAAACGGACAAGCACCTCACGAACGCATTCGTCAGTTGAAGGTCCGCAACAACCGTGGCGAGCTTGTGCCCATTGCGGATGTTGTTGATATCAAAGAAGCGTCGGTGGCTTCGACGATTTCTCGTAAGAATCGTCAACGTTCGATCATCATTTACGGAAATATGGGACCGGGGCTCAGTCAGCAGCAGGCTTCCGATCAAGCGATGGCGGCGGCTCGAAAAATTCTGCCGCAAGAATATAAAGTCATAATCAGCGGGTCGGCTGAAGAGTTCCAGCAAAGCTTTATCAGCTTGATCTTTGCTTTGATCATGGGATTTGTTGTCGCCTACATGGTACTTGCGTCGCAGTTCAATAGCTTTATTGATCCGATCACAGTCTTTATGGCGTTGCCGTTCAGCTTCTCGGGTGCTTTCCTAGCGCTCTTGATCGGCGGTCAGTCGCTCAATATCTTTAGTATGATTGGTTTGATTTTGCTCATGGGTATCGTGAAAAAGAACTCGATCTTGCTCGTGGACTTTACGAATCAACGTCGCGACACCGAACATGTTTCGGTTCATCAGGCTTTGATCGAAGCCTGTCCGACACGTCTGCGTCCTATCTTGATGACTTCATTTGCGACCATTGCCGGTGCGGTGCCAGCAGCACTCAGTCTTGGACCGGGAGCGGAAGCTCGTCAACCGATGGCCATCGCGGTGATCGGGGGCGTTTTTGTTTCGACGTTCCTGACTCTTTATGTGGTGCCTTGTGTGTACAGTCTTTTTGCACGCTGGGACCGTCGTGAAAAACATCGCGATGAAGTCGAAGCATAA
- a CDS encoding TolC family protein produces the protein MSKHALLSLIIPFLTISPAFSATLQEAYQSALQKNETVGLQNAKVTQAKERVSQLRGGLYPQISAKATYFMQPEAKDPLAQEIFPDRQTTVALSANQVLFRGLREFAGIRQQKDLLESQEEARNQALLQLYQDVANSYLNILTLEQDLKNLEVQIKLYDERVSELSGRVRRGESNSSEVLTAQSSQAGLKAESQIVSGNLKMARELFAFITGLPANETLTDPALTKNKSINSLDYYLKRIEERYDVKSARELYTAAEEEVKIAKGGHWPSLDVAGNYYLKRPEGFSEDLKWDVQFTLTLPIFEGGTTQAKVREAASRRIEADLTLTRLRRQADQEIRAYYENYQSRLNQVAALEKATSLSEKNYQVLQRDYRRGLSRNVDVQIALTDFRVASRALDQARFAAQSELVRLQIAAAEMIAPAVKED, from the coding sequence ATGTCAAAACATGCACTTCTATCGTTGATAATTCCTTTTTTAACAATAAGCCCTGCATTTTCAGCCACACTTCAAGAAGCTTATCAGTCAGCTTTACAGAAGAACGAAACTGTTGGCTTGCAAAACGCAAAAGTCACGCAAGCGAAAGAACGTGTTTCGCAATTGCGCGGCGGTTTGTACCCACAAATCTCGGCCAAAGCGACTTACTTCATGCAACCGGAAGCCAAAGATCCTTTAGCCCAAGAGATCTTTCCGGACCGACAAACAACGGTGGCGCTTTCTGCGAATCAAGTTTTGTTTCGCGGCCTGCGCGAGTTTGCTGGGATTCGCCAGCAAAAAGATCTTTTAGAGTCCCAGGAAGAGGCCCGCAATCAGGCCCTTTTGCAGCTTTATCAAGATGTGGCAAATTCTTATCTGAACATTCTAACGCTTGAGCAGGATTTAAAAAACCTGGAAGTGCAAATCAAGCTCTATGACGAACGTGTGTCTGAGTTGAGCGGACGTGTACGTCGTGGTGAATCCAACTCTTCAGAGGTTTTGACGGCACAATCCAGCCAGGCTGGCTTGAAAGCGGAATCGCAAATCGTCAGTGGAAACCTAAAAATGGCCCGCGAACTGTTCGCGTTTATCACCGGCCTTCCAGCGAATGAGACTTTAACGGACCCTGCGCTGACGAAGAATAAGAGCATCAATTCTTTGGATTATTATTTGAAACGGATTGAAGAACGCTATGACGTGAAGTCGGCGCGCGAATTGTATACTGCCGCCGAGGAAGAAGTGAAAATCGCTAAAGGTGGACACTGGCCTTCTTTGGATGTTGCCGGGAATTATTACCTGAAGCGTCCTGAAGGATTCAGTGAAGACTTAAAGTGGGACGTGCAGTTTACGTTGACCTTGCCGATTTTTGAAGGGGGCACGACTCAAGCCAAAGTGCGCGAGGCCGCCTCTCGAAGAATTGAAGCGGATTTAACTTTAACCCGTTTGCGTCGCCAAGCGGATCAGGAGATTCGCGCCTACTATGAAAATTATCAATCGCGTTTAAATCAGGTGGCGGCTTTAGAAAAAGCCACCAGCCTGTCCGAGAAGAACTACCAAGTTCTTCAGCGTGATTATCGTCGCGGCCTGTCCCGTAACGTCGATGTGCAAATCGCGTTGACGGATTTCCGCGTGGCTTCGCGCGCTTTAGACCAAGCGCGCTTTGCGGCTCAATCTGAACTTGTACGTTTGCAAATTGCCGCGGCTGAAATGATAGCGCCGGCAGTGAAGGAAGACTAG
- a CDS encoding baeRF12 domain-containing protein: protein MKTWICVVNRSEAKIFEHGNNRSADVQFVTKLSNPRGRLKAQDINADKPGSFVSGFTTHGMGREKIDSPTEHVAQEFAKQVSQFLYDSCQQHLFEELVLIAEPQCLGRLRGLLSKEVRQCIVQEIPKDLVTAATTTDLKERLWPMSDLRSATI from the coding sequence ATGAAAACTTGGATTTGTGTCGTCAACCGTTCTGAAGCTAAGATTTTTGAACATGGAAACAACCGCTCCGCAGATGTGCAATTCGTCACAAAACTGTCGAATCCTCGAGGCCGATTAAAAGCGCAGGATATCAACGCTGATAAGCCTGGAAGCTTTGTTTCTGGCTTTACCACTCACGGAATGGGGCGTGAGAAGATTGATTCTCCGACGGAACACGTCGCCCAAGAGTTTGCCAAACAGGTTTCGCAATTCTTGTACGATTCTTGCCAGCAGCACTTGTTTGAAGAACTCGTACTTATTGCCGAGCCCCAGTGCCTCGGTCGCTTACGAGGACTATTAAGTAAGGAAGTACGGCAATGCATTGTTCAAGAGATTCCCAAAGATCTTGTGACCGCTGCGACCACGACGGACTTAAAAGAGCGCCTGTGGCCGATGTCTGATTTACGCTCTGCAACTATCTAA
- a CDS encoding baeRF3 domain-containing protein, giving the protein MIEKMTHDDLLRLTSVQDGPCISIYIPAMPSKTLQMEYEALVRRAVHLLSYDQRKERHQELLDALYNFNPAEFLESEKEGLAIFVNKHWTGYYVAGHELPSKVVVAESFHLKPLIEDLQGHNTYHALVLTPSEAVLFSCDGSRGSEIHTFLYHHGQHSNSMHWKYQDETETFQIPHLKSHSRGRGTQDNHLKKKSSGKLFLKWIESKISKETGYKTLPLFVFTSDIIFHAYKEVSAHAEPVLCKVDPTKGIPRIEAITHQANLHIQKNQSQQRNVSTMDIDEMARQKRVIDDLVKISRAALGGKVRTLFIRDNSEIWGQLHRGSAEITFHEKQQDAKDDDILDDIACEVIRHGGEVIVLNDKDMPTSSPAAAILNLQ; this is encoded by the coding sequence ATGATTGAAAAGATGACACACGATGATCTTTTACGTCTTACATCCGTCCAGGATGGTCCCTGTATCTCCATTTACATTCCGGCGATGCCGTCGAAAACTTTGCAAATGGAATACGAGGCACTGGTCCGTCGTGCCGTGCATCTGCTTTCTTACGACCAAAGAAAAGAACGACACCAAGAACTTCTCGACGCTCTTTATAACTTTAATCCGGCTGAATTTTTGGAATCTGAAAAAGAAGGTCTGGCGATCTTTGTTAATAAGCATTGGACCGGGTACTACGTCGCAGGTCACGAGTTGCCTTCGAAAGTCGTCGTGGCGGAATCCTTCCACTTAAAACCTCTGATCGAGGATTTGCAAGGACACAACACCTATCACGCCTTGGTATTAACGCCGTCTGAAGCGGTGCTTTTCAGTTGCGACGGCAGCCGGGGCAGCGAGATCCACACCTTCCTTTATCATCATGGCCAGCACAGCAATAGCATGCACTGGAAATATCAGGATGAAACTGAAACCTTCCAAATACCGCATTTAAAATCTCATTCGCGTGGTCGCGGTACTCAGGACAATCACCTCAAGAAAAAATCCAGCGGGAAATTATTCTTGAAATGGATTGAATCGAAAATCTCTAAAGAGACCGGTTATAAAACTTTACCTCTGTTCGTATTTACTAGCGATATTATATTTCACGCTTACAAAGAAGTGTCGGCTCACGCGGAGCCTGTTTTGTGTAAAGTGGACCCGACGAAGGGAATTCCTCGTATCGAGGCCATCACTCACCAAGCGAATTTACATATCCAAAAGAATCAGTCCCAACAGCGCAATGTTTCGACGATGGACATTGATGAGATGGCCCGTCAAAAAAGGGTTATCGATGATTTGGTGAAAATCTCACGCGCCGCTTTAGGTGGAAAAGTACGAACTCTTTTCATTCGCGATAACAGTGAGATCTGGGGGCAGTTGCATCGAGGCAGCGCGGAAATCACTTTCCATGAAAAACAGCAGGATGCCAAAGACGATGATATTCTTGATGACATCGCCTGTGAAGTCATCCGCCACGGAGGAGAAGTCATTGTCCTTAATGATAAGGACATGCCGACATCTTCACCGGCTGCGGCGATTCTCAATCTTCAGTAA
- a CDS encoding Ppx/GppA phosphatase family protein: MKKSILILSLFFSASFAFANNCEERRGALDFGSGTTKAFAAVVDICAKKIVSVLYEDRLPLALNEALEKSSTKEIPAATVQAAYPKIKNFVAKMKELQVTRIEGVATSVFRVAKNGKTTAEKISEEIGIPVQVISQEREAELGYWSALAQKKIEPTELMVVWDIGGGSMQMYSRDHGKVHIYQGDLASVTFKNKILQVLQFKNPAEVSSPNPLGMQKEAALQLAKNHAYLNVPKYFKEIASKARWIGVGGVLSASVQRQAHSGAHEFTSGQLGEALNKRAQLNDSQLEGDYKISDVSNLALVLGYMQALKISKVETVQASLGQGLIYQSLQSK; encoded by the coding sequence ATGAAAAAATCAATCCTCATTTTAAGCCTTTTCTTCAGTGCCAGTTTCGCTTTTGCAAACAATTGTGAAGAAAGAAGGGGTGCTCTTGATTTTGGATCGGGAACGACAAAGGCCTTCGCGGCGGTAGTTGATATTTGTGCGAAGAAAATCGTCTCTGTGCTGTATGAAGACCGTTTGCCTTTAGCTTTAAATGAGGCTCTGGAAAAATCTTCTACAAAAGAAATTCCAGCAGCGACAGTTCAAGCCGCCTATCCAAAAATTAAAAACTTCGTCGCAAAAATGAAAGAGCTTCAAGTCACGCGCATTGAAGGCGTGGCCACTTCTGTATTCCGAGTCGCTAAAAACGGGAAGACGACAGCAGAAAAGATTTCGGAAGAAATCGGTATTCCGGTGCAAGTTATTTCTCAAGAGCGCGAGGCAGAACTCGGGTATTGGTCGGCCCTGGCACAAAAGAAGATAGAACCGACAGAGCTTATGGTTGTATGGGACATCGGTGGTGGATCTATGCAGATGTATTCTCGCGATCACGGCAAGGTTCACATCTATCAAGGTGACCTGGCTTCGGTGACTTTTAAGAATAAAATTTTGCAAGTTCTGCAGTTTAAAAATCCTGCAGAGGTGTCTTCGCCGAATCCCCTGGGAATGCAAAAAGAAGCCGCTTTGCAGCTAGCCAAGAATCACGCATACTTGAACGTTCCGAAGTACTTTAAAGAGATCGCATCGAAGGCTCGTTGGATTGGCGTAGGCGGCGTGTTGTCAGCGTCCGTACAAAGACAGGCTCATTCCGGCGCCCACGAGTTTACGTCTGGCCAGCTTGGGGAGGCTTTAAATAAACGCGCTCAACTGAACGACAGCCAGCTTGAGGGCGATTATAAAATTTCGGATGTGTCTAACTTAGCTTTGGTTTTGGGATACATGCAGGCCTTAAAGATTTCAAAAGTCGAGACGGTGCAAGCGTCTTTAGGACAAGGACTTATTTACCAGAGCCTTCAATCGAAATAA
- the kefC gene encoding glutathione-regulated potassium-efflux system protein KefC, whose protein sequence is MESGLFYILVFLVSALICVPICKRLGLGSVLGYLLAGMIIGPYGLKVIAGVEDIMHISEFGVVLLMFLIGLELEPKKLWDMRVSIFGLGGLQVLSVSVVIGLIVKFFFAQTTAVSILIGMAFALSSTAIGLQILSEKKLLATTSGSSAFSILLFQDIAVIPMIAILPLLTVNAAASESTGNPWASVLEVVMVLATIIVLGRLLLRHLLRWIGALHLREIFTAFALFLVIGMSFLMQRLGISMALGAFMAGVLLADSEYRHALETDIEPFKGLLMGLFFISVGMSVNLLQILESPLQFILLVLLVFLVKTAVHAGLAFLFKTPRAQIPFFAIILSQIGEFAFVLLGAAQGLKVLDTNTVGTLTAVVALSMLFTPLTVLLYDKVYLRYVAGASTMEEDKIEDEHSPVIIAGFGRFGQIIGRLLYANRVKATVLDHEPSQIEMLRRFGFKVYYGDATRMDLLEAAGAQHAKILVVAIDDMDDGLKLIDSAREAFPHLKIFARARNVDHVYRLMDRDVFNFERELYESSLRMGSSVLRALGWPAYQSVIAANIFRDHNNQMLEELHRRRDNPDEMVSRSKQARDDLEKMFQQENHYLERTEAWSNEP, encoded by the coding sequence CGAAGACATCATGCACATTTCCGAATTTGGTGTGGTGCTTTTGATGTTCCTGATTGGCCTTGAGCTTGAACCCAAAAAACTGTGGGACATGCGGGTGTCTATTTTTGGGTTGGGCGGCTTGCAGGTTCTTTCAGTAAGCGTTGTGATTGGCTTGATCGTGAAGTTCTTTTTTGCGCAAACCACGGCTGTCTCTATTCTCATCGGAATGGCCTTTGCGCTTTCATCGACAGCGATCGGTCTGCAGATCCTGTCTGAAAAGAAGCTTTTAGCTACAACTTCAGGCTCTTCTGCTTTTTCTATTTTATTGTTTCAAGATATCGCCGTCATCCCGATGATTGCGATACTTCCTCTTTTGACTGTGAATGCGGCAGCTTCTGAATCCACCGGAAATCCGTGGGCAAGTGTTTTAGAGGTGGTGATGGTTCTAGCGACCATTATTGTTTTAGGTCGCTTGTTGCTCCGTCATCTCTTGCGTTGGATCGGAGCTTTGCACTTACGAGAGATCTTCACGGCTTTTGCCCTGTTTCTTGTGATCGGGATGTCTTTTCTGATGCAAAGATTGGGAATCTCGATGGCCTTAGGTGCCTTTATGGCCGGGGTCCTTTTAGCGGATAGCGAGTATCGACATGCTTTAGAAACTGATATCGAACCCTTCAAAGGTTTATTGATGGGTCTTTTCTTTATCTCTGTGGGTATGAGTGTCAATCTGCTGCAGATACTTGAAAGCCCTTTGCAGTTTATTCTGTTGGTTCTTCTAGTCTTCCTAGTTAAAACAGCCGTGCACGCGGGATTGGCATTTTTATTTAAAACGCCGCGAGCGCAGATCCCTTTCTTCGCCATTATTCTTTCTCAAATTGGGGAGTTTGCATTTGTGTTACTAGGTGCGGCTCAAGGTTTGAAGGTCTTAGATACGAATACCGTAGGAACTTTGACGGCCGTAGTCGCTCTTTCAATGTTGTTCACTCCCTTAACCGTTCTTCTTTACGACAAAGTCTATCTTCGTTATGTCGCCGGTGCTTCGACAATGGAAGAAGATAAGATCGAGGACGAACACAGTCCGGTTATCATTGCAGGCTTTGGCCGTTTTGGTCAGATCATTGGTCGTCTTCTTTATGCCAATCGCGTGAAGGCCACGGTCTTAGATCATGAGCCCAGTCAGATTGAAATGCTTCGTCGTTTTGGATTTAAAGTTTATTATGGAGATGCCACACGCATGGATCTTCTGGAAGCTGCGGGAGCTCAGCATGCAAAAATTCTGGTTGTCGCCATTGATGACATGGATGACGGGCTGAAGCTGATCGATTCAGCGCGCGAGGCCTTTCCGCATTTAAAAATCTTTGCTCGTGCCCGCAATGTTGATCACGTGTACCGCTTGATGGATCGCGACGTCTTTAACTTTGAACGCGAGCTTTACGAATCTTCGTTGCGTATGGGATCTTCCGTGTTAAGAGCTCTGGGATGGCCGGCGTACCAAAGTGTGATCGCTGCGAATATTTTCCGGGACCACAACAATCAAATGTTGGAAGAGCTTCACCGTCGTCGTGACAACCCGGATGAAATGGTCTCTCGTTCTAAGCAGGCTCGTGATGATTTAGAAAAAATGTTCCAGCAGGAAAACCATTATTTAGAGCGCACAGAGGCATGGAGCAACGAGCCATGA